In a genomic window of Coprococcus eutactus:
- a CDS encoding VOC family protein, producing the protein MILKNVLIVVKDIERSKKFYKDIFGLDVILDNEGNVILTGGLVLQDYSIWTDFIDAPVISHNNACELYFEEPDIEAFALKLDKSPYDIHYVNRLMTHSWGQRVIRFYDPDGNLIEVGTP; encoded by the coding sequence ATGATTTTAAAAAATGTACTGATCGTGGTTAAAGATATTGAACGATCAAAGAAATTCTACAAAGATATCTTTGGGCTGGATGTAATATTGGACAACGAAGGAAATGTGATATTAACTGGTGGTCTGGTGCTTCAGGACTACTCCATCTGGACCGATTTTATTGATGCTCCTGTAATATCTCACAATAATGCATGTGAACTCTATTTTGAAGAACCCGACATCGAGGCATTTGCTCTGAAACTGGACAAGAGTCCTTATGATATACATTATGTAAACAGATTGATGACTCACTCATGGGGACAGCGCGTTATCAGATTCTATGATCCGGACGGAAACCTGATCGAGGTTGGCACACCTTAG
- a CDS encoding FKBP-type peptidyl-prolyl cis-trans isomerase — MSNTGRTCKVHYTGTFNDGTKFDSSYDRGEPIEFVCGAGQMIPGFDQAVEGMNVGDIIDVHLRPEDAYGMPDPEAIIKAPLADMPGAENLEVGNQVYLANSMGQQFLVKVIEKDDESITFDANHEMAGKELNFKIELVSVD; from the coding sequence ATGAGTAACACAGGAAGAACCTGTAAGGTTCATTACACAGGAACATTTAACGACGGAACCAAGTTTGATTCATCATATGACAGAGGCGAGCCAATCGAGTTCGTATGCGGCGCAGGTCAGATGATACCTGGATTTGACCAGGCTGTTGAGGGTATGAATGTCGGCGACATAATCGATGTTCATCTCCGCCCAGAAGATGCATACGGAATGCCTGATCCAGAAGCCATCATCAAGGCTCCTCTTGCAGATATGCCTGGCGCTGAGAATCTTGAGGTCGGCAATCAGGTATACCTTGCCAATTCCATGGGACAGCAGTTTCTTGTGAAAGTTATCGAAAAAGATGATGAATCTATCACATTTGACGCCAATCATGAGATGGCTGGCAAAGAGCTGAACTTTAAGATCGAGCTTGTATCAGTGGACTGA
- a CDS encoding DUF3800 domain-containing protein, protein MNIYIDESGSINRYHTSDLYFVVSMIHVLDPIALERAYKRFISSNYEMLLDLDSDKVDDMTGKIVKHGGRMFRDGKFRELKGAQFDRDMKHIFVDYFSRKHHFDVYYIMMKNENLPSRFFDNISRTFNYSIKSALLYFIQSGYLPDESCFLQLDERNERVENKSFLENYLNTELSLSGQVAGDFSVSYFDSSCNKFIQIADVFSNLFYSHLQTGHYVDELGLMKELGILKGIYEMP, encoded by the coding sequence ATGAATATATACATAGACGAATCAGGATCAATCAACAGGTATCATACAAGCGACCTGTATTTTGTTGTGTCTATGATACATGTTCTTGATCCCATTGCCCTTGAAAGAGCATATAAGAGATTTATCTCTTCAAATTACGAGATGCTTCTTGATCTGGACAGTGATAAGGTTGACGATATGACTGGAAAGATAGTCAAACACGGTGGCAGGATGTTCCGTGACGGCAAATTCCGTGAACTCAAGGGTGCGCAGTTTGACAGGGATATGAAGCACATATTTGTGGATTACTTTTCTAGGAAACATCACTTTGACGTGTACTATATCATGATGAAGAATGAGAACCTGCCAAGCCGTTTCTTTGACAACATATCCAGAACGTTTAACTACTCCATCAAATCCGCACTGCTATACTTTATCCAAAGCGGATACCTCCCGGACGAAAGCTGTTTTCTTCAGCTCGACGAAAGGAATGAGCGGGTAGAGAACAAATCATTCCTAGAGAATTATCTAAACACAGAGCTCTCTCTCTCCGGACAGGTCGCCGGAGATTTCTCAGTGAGTTACTTTGATTCATCCTGCAACAAGTTTATCCAGATAGCCGATGTATTTTCCAATCTGTTCTATTCTCATTTACAGACCGGACATTATGTCGATGAGTTG